The following are from one region of the Staphylococcus schleiferi genome:
- the ptsG gene encoding glucose-specific PTS transporter subunit IIBC translates to MRKKLFGQLQRIGKALMLPVAILPAAGLLLAFGAALQGDQLQSYLPFIQNHGVQNVAEMMAAAGSIIFDNLPIIFAMGVAIGLAGGDGVAAIAAFVGFIILNKTMGEFLGVTPDNVSDTAKGYASVLGIPTLQTGVFGGIIIGALAAWCYNKFYNISLPSYLGFFAGKRFVPIVMATTSFLLAFPMALIWPIIQNGLNAFSEGLLDSNTGLAVFLFGFIKRLLIPFGLHHIFHAPFWFEFGSYTNGAGQIFRGDQRIFIEQIREGANLTAGKFMQGEFPVMMFGLPAAALAIYHTAKPENKKVVAGLMGSAALTSFLTGITEPLEFSFLFVAPLLFFIHAVLDGFSFLILYLLDLHLGYTFSGGFIDFLLLGILPNQTKWWLVIPVGLVYAVIYYFVFRFLIVKFNYKTPGREDKQTKATTTSTSDLPYEVLEAMGDKDNIKHLDACITRLRVEVNDKSKVDVARLKDLGASGVLEVGNNMQAIFGPKSDQIKHEMQQIMDGKVVRDPVTLDDNDETVIVDGSQSDLEVTHSGLVSAPMSGEIVPLSEVPDQVFSEKMMGEGIAIRPSEGEIYAPFDGKIQLVFPTKHALGLVSDNGLELLIHVGLDTVKLNGEGFTVHVEEGQEIKAGDHLMTVDLELIRKSAKSDITPIIVTQSEIKHLDYTDVQTVQHGDKIFEI, encoded by the coding sequence GTGAGAAAGAAATTGTTTGGACAATTGCAACGTATTGGTAAAGCATTAATGTTACCGGTTGCGATTTTGCCAGCTGCAGGGCTACTTCTTGCATTTGGTGCAGCATTACAAGGTGATCAGTTACAATCGTATTTACCTTTTATTCAAAACCATGGTGTTCAAAATGTAGCTGAAATGATGGCTGCGGCGGGAAGTATTATCTTTGATAACTTGCCTATCATTTTTGCGATGGGTGTGGCCATTGGTTTAGCAGGTGGAGATGGTGTAGCTGCCATTGCCGCATTTGTAGGTTTTATTATTTTAAACAAAACGATGGGTGAATTTTTAGGTGTTACACCTGATAATGTTAGCGACACAGCAAAAGGTTATGCAAGTGTACTTGGTATTCCAACGCTACAAACAGGGGTATTTGGTGGTATCATCATTGGTGCGCTTGCGGCTTGGTGTTACAACAAGTTTTATAATATTTCGTTACCTTCGTACTTAGGTTTCTTTGCAGGTAAACGTTTTGTACCTATTGTGATGGCGACAACATCATTTTTATTAGCATTTCCGATGGCATTGATTTGGCCTATTATTCAAAACGGTTTAAATGCTTTTAGTGAAGGTTTACTCGACTCAAATACAGGTTTAGCTGTATTCTTATTTGGATTTATTAAACGTCTATTAATACCATTTGGTCTACACCACATTTTCCATGCACCATTCTGGTTTGAATTTGGTTCATATACAAACGGTGCAGGACAAATTTTCCGTGGGGACCAACGTATCTTTATTGAGCAAATCCGTGAAGGTGCGAACTTAACAGCAGGTAAATTTATGCAAGGTGAGTTCCCAGTTATGATGTTTGGTTTACCGGCAGCTGCGTTAGCAATTTATCATACGGCTAAACCGGAAAATAAAAAAGTTGTAGCAGGTTTAATGGGTTCTGCTGCTTTAACATCATTTTTAACAGGTATTACAGAGCCACTTGAATTTTCATTCTTATTTGTGGCACCATTATTATTCTTTATTCATGCTGTATTAGATGGTTTCAGCTTTTTAATTTTATACTTACTTGACTTACATTTAGGTTATACATTCTCTGGTGGATTTATCGATTTCTTATTATTAGGTATTTTACCAAACCAAACGAAATGGTGGCTTGTTATACCAGTCGGCTTAGTGTATGCGGTGATTTACTACTTTGTGTTCCGCTTCCTTATCGTCAAGTTCAATTACAAAACACCTGGACGTGAAGATAAACAAACAAAAGCAACGACAACATCGACAAGTGATTTACCATATGAAGTTTTAGAAGCGATGGGTGATAAAGACAACATTAAGCATTTAGATGCATGTATCACAAGACTACGTGTAGAGGTGAATGATAAATCTAAAGTAGACGTCGCACGTTTGAAAGATTTAGGTGCATCAGGTGTACTTGAAGTCGGTAATAATATGCAAGCGATATTTGGTCCAAAATCAGACCAAATCAAACATGAAATGCAACAAATTATGGATGGTAAAGTGGTTAGAGATCCTGTGACACTTGATGATAATGATGAAACAGTTATTGTTGATGGTTCACAATCAGATCTTGAAGTGACACATTCTGGTCTTGTATCCGCACCAATGAGTGGTGAAATTGTGCCACTTTCAGAAGTACCTGACCAAGTCTTTAGTGAAAAAATGATGGGTGAAGGTATTGCAATTCGTCCAAGTGAAGGTGAAATTTATGCACCATTTGATGGCAAAATTCAACTCGTATTCCCAACTAAGCATGCACTAGGTCTGGTTTCAGACAATGGTTTAGAATTGCTTATCCATGTTGGTCTAGATACGGTGAAGTTAAATGGTGAAGGCTTTACTGTTCATGTTGAAGAAGGGCAAGAAATTAAAGCAGGCGATCATTTAATGACCGTTGATTTAGAATTAATTAGAAAATCAGCGAAAAGCGATATTACGCCAATTATTGTAACGCAATCTGAAATTAAACATCTTGATTATACAGATGTGCAAACTGTTCAGCATGGTGATAAAATTTTTGAAATTTAA
- the glcT gene encoding glucose PTS transporter transcription antiterminator GlcT yields MNQYTIKKVLNNNVLICQHQQSEVIIIGKGLGFNKKPGMTIRDPETIEKVFKLESKSEQDHYKMLIAHTDERVLRVVIDSVQMIMSHFDLSHEESFVVSLTDHLIFALKRMENGQLITNPFLSETKYSYPEAYQIAKKVVTRINLQLNIDFPEDEVGFIALHIASQINDVEFGEMQTVPKLINNAIRMIEHDMGIEIPESSIPYQRFVRHIHFLLQRLKKGEGTTIELNFENLLKTQYPLCYNIAVKIVKMIQSQIDVRVYEAEVAYLTMHIHQLSLASKKQA; encoded by the coding sequence GTGAATCAGTATACAATTAAAAAAGTCCTCAATAATAATGTACTTATTTGCCAACATCAACAATCTGAAGTGATTATCATCGGAAAAGGATTAGGGTTTAATAAAAAACCGGGCATGACAATTCGAGATCCAGAAACGATTGAGAAAGTTTTCAAATTAGAAAGCAAATCGGAGCAAGATCATTATAAAATGTTAATTGCGCACACTGATGAACGGGTGTTGCGTGTTGTCATTGATTCTGTTCAAATGATTATGTCGCATTTCGATTTGAGTCATGAAGAATCTTTTGTCGTTTCGTTAACAGATCATTTGATTTTTGCATTAAAGCGTATGGAAAACGGGCAATTAATTACTAATCCATTTTTAAGTGAGACAAAATATAGCTATCCAGAAGCTTATCAAATTGCGAAAAAAGTGGTGACGCGAATTAACTTGCAACTCAACATTGATTTTCCGGAAGATGAAGTCGGCTTTATTGCACTTCATATCGCTTCGCAGATCAATGATGTTGAATTTGGAGAAATGCAAACCGTTCCGAAATTAATTAATAATGCTATTCGAATGATTGAACATGATATGGGGATTGAAATTCCAGAGTCATCTATTCCATATCAACGTTTTGTAAGACATATCCATTTCTTATTGCAACGATTGAAAAAAGGTGAAGGCACAACCATTGAATTGAATTTTGAAAATCTATTGAAGACACAATACCCATTATGTTACAATATAGCTGTTAAAATAGTTAAAATGATTCAATCACAAATTGATGTTCGCGTATATGAAGCTGAAGTGGCATATTTAACGATGCATATCCATCAGCTGTCGCTCGCATCTAAAAAACAAGCATAA
- a CDS encoding alanine/glycine:cation symporter family protein, translated as MRDFDSLIPGWFKAFIHVGNDLIWSQYLIGLLLTAGLFFSISSKFVQIRWIPEMFRALTEKSETLDSGEKGISPFQAFAISAGSRVGTGNIAGVATAIVLGGPGAVFWMWIIAIIGAASAFIEATLAQVYKVPDKEGGFRGGPAYYITKGLNQRWLGVLFAILITITFAFVFNTVQSNTIAESLNTQYNVSPVITGIILAVITAIVIFGGVRSIATLSSFIVPIMAIIYIFMVLIILLLNFDQILPMISTIIKSAFGIDQAAGGAVGFAVLQGVKRGLFSNEAGMGSAPNAAATAAVSHPVKQGLIQSLGVFFDTILVCTATAIMILLYTGLKFGEGQPQGVAVTQSALNEHLGSAGGIFLTVAITLFAFSSVIGNYYYGQSNIEFLSTNKMVLFVFRCFVVLLVFVGAVVKTETVWNTADVFMGLMAIVNIVAIIGLSNIAFAVMKDYQKQRKAGKRPIFRPEELEINLFGIECWGNEIHKNKKHD; from the coding sequence GTGAGAGATTTTGATAGTTTAATTCCGGGGTGGTTTAAGGCTTTTATTCATGTCGGTAATGATTTGATTTGGTCTCAGTATTTAATTGGTTTACTTTTAACAGCAGGTTTATTTTTCTCAATTAGTTCTAAGTTTGTTCAAATCAGATGGATTCCAGAAATGTTTAGAGCTTTAACTGAAAAATCGGAAACTTTAGACAGTGGTGAAAAAGGTATTTCACCATTCCAGGCTTTTGCAATCAGTGCGGGTTCTCGAGTGGGAACGGGTAATATCGCTGGTGTTGCAACTGCAATCGTATTAGGTGGCCCTGGTGCAGTTTTTTGGATGTGGATTATAGCAATCATAGGGGCAGCGAGTGCATTTATTGAAGCCACTTTAGCACAAGTATATAAAGTGCCAGATAAAGAAGGCGGTTTCCGTGGAGGCCCTGCATATTATATTACTAAAGGACTCAATCAACGTTGGTTAGGTGTTTTGTTTGCGATATTAATTACAATTACATTTGCATTTGTTTTTAATACAGTGCAATCCAATACAATTGCTGAATCGTTAAATACGCAATACAACGTAAGTCCTGTGATTACAGGGATTATTTTAGCAGTCATTACTGCGATTGTTATTTTTGGTGGTGTGCGTAGTATTGCAACATTATCATCATTTATCGTTCCAATTATGGCAATTATTTATATTTTCATGGTATTAATTATTTTATTATTAAACTTTGATCAAATCTTGCCGATGATTTCAACTATTATTAAAAGTGCTTTTGGTATTGATCAAGCAGCGGGTGGCGCTGTAGGATTTGCTGTATTACAAGGTGTTAAACGTGGTCTGTTTTCAAATGAAGCAGGGATGGGTTCAGCACCAAATGCTGCAGCAACAGCCGCAGTCTCACATCCGGTTAAGCAAGGATTAATTCAATCACTCGGTGTATTTTTTGATACGATTTTAGTTTGTACTGCAACAGCGATTATGATTTTGTTATATACAGGTTTGAAGTTCGGTGAAGGACAACCACAAGGTGTGGCTGTGACACAATCAGCATTGAATGAGCATTTAGGTAGTGCTGGTGGAATTTTCCTTACAGTAGCGATTACATTATTTGCTTTTTCATCTGTAATTGGTAACTACTACTATGGTCAATCCAATATCGAATTTTTATCGACGAATAAAATGGTACTTTTTGTATTTCGTTGTTTTGTCGTTTTACTTGTATTTGTTGGCGCAGTCGTTAAAACTGAGACAGTTTGGAATACTGCAGACGTCTTTATGGGATTAATGGCAATCGTTAATATCGTGGCGATTATTGGACTTTCTAATATTGCTTTTGCAGTGATGAAAGATTATCAGAAACAACGAAAAGCAGGAAAACGACCGATTTTCAGACCAGAAGAATTAGAAATTAATTTATTTGGTATTGAATGTTGGGGTAACGAAATTCATAAAAATAAAAAACACGATTAG